A DNA window from Onychostoma macrolepis isolate SWU-2019 chromosome 13, ASM1243209v1, whole genome shotgun sequence contains the following coding sequences:
- the fhip2a gene encoding protein FAM160B1 — MFSKFTSILQHAVEALAPSLPLQEDFVYHWKAITHYYIETSDDKAPVTDTNIPSHLEQMLDILTQEERERESGETGPCMEYLLHHKILETLYTLGKADCPPGMKQQVLSFYTKLLGRIRQPLLPHINVHRPVQKLVRLCGEVLAAPTENEEIQFLCTVCAKLKQDPYLVNFFLENKNKKLDAAKDGGADLVKEDPSSPDTGQHQNQNPSLVTSALKETAACRAISPGEASPSSVHTTLPNNDNYNLVSSLLNLTKSPDGRIVVKACEGLMLIVSLPEPAAAKCLTENTELSQLLTDRLAQFYRALPQSMDPLDIETVESVNWGLDVYNLKEDAAAFAGKRALISFLSWLDYCDQLIKEAQKTAAAVLAQAVRERFFVAVMEPQLMQTSEVGILTSTALLNRIIRQVTSEALLQETVYFLLGEETGPETPAGITQHPLRHRLIEHCDHLSDEISIMTLRLFEHLLQKPCQHILQNLVLRCLEDRNYTENKQPEEREEREHMENGQPHDAVDLEEDPLFSDLSPDNRLSSPDWLSCSPPPSTEHTKPDGKTEVHKIVNSFLCLVPDEAKSSYQVEGTGYDTYLRDAHRQFRDYCGVCQRWDWRSSPKPFEKCNLDSPFFEGHFLKVLFDRMGRILDQPYDVNLQVTSVLSKLSLLPHAHLHEYLLDPYINLAPGCRSLFSVIVRVVGDLMLRTHRIPDFTPKLLLVRKRLLGLEPEGMSVDHVTLLEGVIVLEEFCKELAAIAFVKFHASASTSP; from the exons ATGTTCTCCAAATTCACCTCCATCCTACAGCACGCTGTCGAGGCG CTTGCGCCGTCACTGCCATTGCAAGAGGACTTTGTCTATCATTGGAAGGCCATCACACATTATTACATAGAAACCTCAG aTGACAAAGCCCCAGTGACAGACACCAACATTCCCTCCCATCTGGAGCAGATGCTGGATATTCTGACCCAggaggagagggagagagagtcaGGAGAGACGGGACCCTGTATGGAGTATCTTCTCCATCACAAGATCCTGGAGACGCTCTACACCCTGGGCAAAGCAGAT TGCCCTCCTGGAATGAAACAGCAGGTTCTGAGTTTCTACACCAAGCTGTTGGGTCGAATTCGCCAACCACTCCTGCCTCACATCAACGTGCACAGACCTGTACAG AAACTGGTCCGCCTGTGTGGCGAGGTTCTGGCTGCTCCTACAGAGAATGAAGAGATCCAGTTTCTGTGTACTGTCTGTGCCAAACTTAAGCAGGACCCTTACCTCGTCAACTTCTTCCTTGAA AATAAGAATAAAAAGTTGGATGCTGCTAAAGACGGTGGAGCTGATTTGGTGAAAGAGGATCCATCTTCTCCAGATACGGGACAGCACCAAAACCAAAATCCCAGTCTGGTCACATCTGCACTGAAAGAAACAGCAGCCTGTCGAGCCATCAGCCCAGGGGAAGCTAGTCCATCCTCCGTCCACACTACACTGCCAAACAATGACAACTACAACCTAGTCAGCTCACTTCTTAACCTCACTAAGAGTCCA GATGGGCGTATTGTGGTGAAGGCATGCGAGGGTCTGATGCTGATAGTCAGTTTGCCTGAACCAGCTGCAGCCAAATGCCTCACAGAGAACACCGAACTCAGTCAACTTCTCACGGACCGGCTGGCACAGTTCTACCGGGCCCTTCCCCAGTCCATGGACCCTCTTGACATTGAAACTGTGGAGTCTGTAAACTGGGG GTTGGATGTGTATAATCTAAAAGAAGATGCTGCAGCTTTTGCAGGCAAACGTGCACTTATTTCTTTCCTATCTTGGCTGGACTATTGTGATCAGCTCATCAAAGAGGCACAGAAG ACGGCTGCTGCAGTTCTGGCCCAGGCCGTGAGAGAGCGGTTCTTTGTTGCCGTAATGGAGCCTCAGCTAATGCAAAC GTCAGAGGTTGGCATTCTGACTTCAACAGCCCTGTTAAACAGGATCATCAGGCAGGTGACATCAGAAGCCCTGCTTCAGGAGACCGTTTACTTCCTGTTGGGAGAGGAAACGGGACCAGAGACACCTGCCGGCATTACCCAGCATCCCCTGAGACACAGACTCATAGAACATTGTGACCACTTGTCAGATGAG ATAAGTATCATGACCCTGCGGCTCTTTGAGCACCTGCTGCAGAAACCATGTCAGCACATTCTGCAGAACCTAGTGCTGCGCTGCTTGGAAGATCGCAActacacagaaaacaaacagcCAGAGGAACGAGAGGAGCGTGAACACATGGAGAACGGCCAACCGCATGACGCCGT AGATCTTGAAGAAGACCCGTTGTTCTCAGATCTTTCCCCTGATAACAGACTCTCCAGCCCCGATTGGTTAAGCTGCTCTCCACCACCAAGCACAGAACACACAAAGCCTGATGGGAAGACTGAGGTTCACAAAATAGTTAACAG TTTCCTGTGTTTGGTGCCTGATGAGGCAAAATCATCCTATCAGGTTGAGGGCACAGGCTATGACACCTACTTGAGAGATGCACACAGACAg TTTCGTGACTATTGTGGAGTTTGTCAGAGGTGGGACTGGCGTAGCAGTCCAAAACCCTTTGAGAAGTGTAATCTGGACAGTCCTTTTTTTGAGGGACACTTCCTCAAAGTCCTGTTTGACAGAATGGGGCGAATCCTCGATCAG CCGTATGATGTTAACCTGCAGGTGACGTCTGTGTTGTCAAAGCTGTCTCTGCTGCCTCATGCTCATCTTCACGAGTACCTGCTGGATCCTTACATTAACCTGGCACCGGGCTGCAGGTCTCTCTTCTCAGTCATCGTCAGG GTGGTTGGCGATCTGATGTTGAGAACTCACCGTATTCCTGATTTCACCCCTAAACTCCTGTTGGTGAGGAAGAGACTTCTGGGACTAGAGCCAGAGGGGATGAG CGTTGATCACGTGACTTTGCTCGAGGGGGTGATTGTTCTGGAGGAGTTCTGCAAA